Proteins encoded in a region of the Ursus arctos isolate Adak ecotype North America unplaced genomic scaffold, UrsArc2.0 scaffold_2, whole genome shotgun sequence genome:
- the SMURF1 gene encoding E3 ubiquitin-protein ligase SMURF1 isoform X7 produces MIILCAKNLAKKDFFRLPDPFAKIVVDGSGQCHSTDTVKNTLDPKWNQHYDLYVGKTDSITISVWNHKKIHKKQGAGFLGCARLLSNAISRLKDTGFSLQTRDRIGTGGSVVDCRGLLENEGTVYEDSGPGRPLSCFMEEPAPYTDSTGAAAGGGDCRFVESPSQDQRLQAQRLRNPEVRGSLQTPQNRPHGHQSPELPEGYEQRTTVQGQVYFLHTQTGVSTWHDPRIPSPLGTIPGGDEAFLYEFLLQGHTSEPRDLNSVNCDELGPLPPGWEVRSTVSGRIYFVDHNNRTTQFTDPRLHHIMNHQCQLKEPSQPLPLPSEGSVEDEELPAQRYERDLVQKLKVLRHELSLQQPQAGHCRIEVSREEIFEESYRQIMKMRPKDLKKRLMVKFRGEEGLDYGGVAREWLYLLCHEMLNPYYGLFQYSTDNIYMLQINPDSSINPDHLSYFHFVGRIMGLAVFHGHYINGGFTVPFYKQLLGKPIQLSDLESVDPELHKSLVWILENDITPVLDHTFCVEHNAFGRILQHELKPNGRNVPVTEENKKEYVRLYVNWRFMRGIEAQFLALQKGFNELIPQHLLKPFDQKELELIIGGLDKIDVSDWKSNTRLKHCVADSNIVRWFWQAVETFDEERRARLLQFVTGSTRVPLQGFKALQGSTGAAGPRLFTIHLIDANTDNLPKAHTCFNRIDIPPYESYEKLYEKLLTAVEETCGFAVE; encoded by the exons taTTATGTGCCAAGAACCTTGCAAAGAAAGACTTCTTCA GACTCcccgacccctttgcaaagattGTGGTGGACGGATCTGGGCAGTGCCACTCAACGGACACTGTGAAAAACACGTTGGACCCCAAATGGAACCAGCACTATGATCT GTATGTTGGGAAGACGGATTCAATCACCATCAGCGTGTGGAACCACAAGAAGATTCACAAGAAGCAAGGAGCTGGCTTCCTGGGCTGTGCGCGGCTGCTGTCCAACGCCATCAGCAGACTGAAGGACACTGGCT tcAGTTTACAGACGCGAGACAGGATAGGCACTGGCGGCTCTGTGGTAGACTGCAGAGGACTGTTAGAGAATGAAGG AACCGTGTATGAAGACTCGGGGCCTGGAAGGCCACTCAGCTGCTTCATGGAGGAGCCGGCCCCTTACACGGACAGTACCGGTGCTGCTGCGGGGGGAGGGGACTGCAGGTTCGTGGAGTCCCCGAGTCAAGATCAAAGACTCCAGGCGCAGCGACTCCGAAATCCCGAGGTCCGGGGGTCCCTCCAGACGCCTCAGAACCGACCCCACGGCCACCAGTCACCAGAACTGCCCGAAGGCTACG AACAAAGAACGACGGTGCAGGGCCAAGTTTACTTTTTGCACACACAGACCGGAGTTAGCACATGGCACGACCCCAGGATACCAAG TCCCTTGGGGACCATTCCTGGGGGAGATGAAGCTTTTCTATACGAATTCCTTCTACAAGGCCATACATCTGAGCCCAG AGACCTTAACAGTGTGAATTGCGATGAACTTGGACCACTGCCACCAGGTTGGGAAGTCAGAAGTACAGTTTCGGGGAGAATATATTTTGTAGACCATAATAACCGAACCACCCAGTTTACAGACCCAAGATTACATCACATCATGAA TCACCAGTGCCAACTAAAGGAGCCCAGCCAGCCGCTGCCATTGCCCAGCGAGGGCTCTGTGGAAGACGAGGAGCTTCCTGCCCAGAGATACGAAAGAGATTTAGTCCAGAAGCTGAAGGTCCTCAGACATGAACTTTCACTCCAGCAGCCCCAAGCTGGTCATTGCCGCATCGAAGTGTCCAGAGAAGAAATATTCGAG GAGTCTTACCGCCAGATCATGAAGATGCGGCCGAAGGATCTGAAGAAGCGGCTGATGGTGAAGTTCCGGGGAGAAGAAGGCTTGGATTATGGCGGCGTGGCGAG GGAGTGGCTTTATTTATTGTGCCATGAAATGTTGAATCCGTATTATGGACTCTTCCAATATTCTACGGACAACATTTACATGTTGCAGATTAATCCAGATTCTTCGATCAACCCC GACCAtttgtcttatttccattttgtggGCCGGATCATGGGTCTCGCCGTGTTCCACGGACACTACATAAATGGGGGCTTCACGGTTCCCTTCTATAAGCAGCTACTGGGGAAACCCATCCAGCTCTCGGATTTGGAGTCGGTGGACCCAGAATTACATAAGAGCTTAGTGTGGATTCT AGAGAACGATATCACCCCTGTGCTGGACCACACTTTCTGTGTGGAACACAATGCTTTCGGGAGGATTCTTCAGCATGAACTGAAACCCAATGGCCGAAACGTTCCTGTCACAgaggagaacaagaaagaatatgTCCG GTTGTATGTAAATTGGAGGTTCATGAGGGGGATCGAAGCCCAGTTCTTAGCGCTTCAGAAGGGGTTTAATGAACTCATTCCTCAACACTTACTGAAGCCTTTTGACCAGAAGGAACTAGAG CTGATCATCGGCGGCCTGGATAAAATCGACGTGAGCGACTGGAAGTCCAACACTCGGCTGAAACACTGCGTGGCCGACAGCAACATCGTGCGGTGGTTCTGGCAGGCCGTGGAGACCTTCGACGAGGAGAGGAGGGCCAGGCTCCTGCAGTTCGTCACCGGCTCCACTCGGGTCCCTCTCCAAGGCTTCAAGGCTTTGCAAG GTTCTACAGGCGCGGCAGGGCCCCGGCTCTTCACCATCCACCTGATTGACGCCAACACGGACAACCTTCCGAAGGCCCACACCTG CTTTAATCGGATTGACATTCCACCTTACGAGTCGTACGAGAAGCTCTATGAGAAGCTGCTGACAGCCGTGGAGGAGACCTGTGGGTTTGCTGTGGAGTGA
- the SMURF1 gene encoding E3 ubiquitin-protein ligase SMURF1 isoform X3, giving the protein MTSSEGHGSVLCAKNLAKKDFFRLPDPFAKIVVDGSGQCHSTDTVKNTLDPKWNQHYDLYVGKTDSITISVWNHKKIHKKQGAGFLGCARLLSNAISRLKDTGYQRLDLCKLNPSDTDAVRGQIVVSLQTRDRIGTGGSVVDCRGLLENEGTVYEDSGPGRPLSCFMEEPAPYTDSTGAAAGGGDCRFVESPSQDQRLQAQRLRNPEVRGSLQTPQNRPHGHQSPELPEGYEQRTTVQGQVYFLHTQTGVSTWHDPRIPSPLGTIPGGDEAFLYEFLLQGHTSEPRDLNSVNCDELGPLPPGWEVRSTVSGRIYFVDHNNRTTQFTDPRLHHIMNHQCQLKEPSQPLPLPSEGSVEDEELPAQRYERDLVQKLKVLRHELSLQQPQAGHCRIEVSREEIFEESYRQIMKMRPKDLKKRLMVKFRGEEGLDYGGVAREWLYLLCHEMLNPYYGLFQYSTDNIYMLQINPDSSINPDHLSYFHFVGRIMGLAVFHGHYINGGFTVPFYKQLLGKPIQLSDLESVDPELHKSLVWILENDITPVLDHTFCVEHNAFGRILQHELKPNGRNVPVTEENKKEYVRLYVNWRFMRGIEAQFLALQKGFNELIPQHLLKPFDQKELELIIGGLDKIDVSDWKSNTRLKHCVADSNIVRWFWQAVETFDEERRARLLQFVTGSTRVPLQGFKALQGSTGAAGPRLFTIHLIDANTDNLPKAHTCFNRIDIPPYESYEKLYEKLLTAVEETCGFAVE; this is encoded by the exons taTTATGTGCCAAGAACCTTGCAAAGAAAGACTTCTTCA GACTCcccgacccctttgcaaagattGTGGTGGACGGATCTGGGCAGTGCCACTCAACGGACACTGTGAAAAACACGTTGGACCCCAAATGGAACCAGCACTATGATCT GTATGTTGGGAAGACGGATTCAATCACCATCAGCGTGTGGAACCACAAGAAGATTCACAAGAAGCAAGGAGCTGGCTTCCTGGGCTGTGCGCGGCTGCTGTCCAACGCCATCAGCAGACTGAAGGACACTGGCT ACCAGCGTTTGGATCTATGCAAACTAAATCCCTCAGATACTGATGCAGTTCGTGGCCAAATAGTGG tcAGTTTACAGACGCGAGACAGGATAGGCACTGGCGGCTCTGTGGTAGACTGCAGAGGACTGTTAGAGAATGAAGG AACCGTGTATGAAGACTCGGGGCCTGGAAGGCCACTCAGCTGCTTCATGGAGGAGCCGGCCCCTTACACGGACAGTACCGGTGCTGCTGCGGGGGGAGGGGACTGCAGGTTCGTGGAGTCCCCGAGTCAAGATCAAAGACTCCAGGCGCAGCGACTCCGAAATCCCGAGGTCCGGGGGTCCCTCCAGACGCCTCAGAACCGACCCCACGGCCACCAGTCACCAGAACTGCCCGAAGGCTACG AACAAAGAACGACGGTGCAGGGCCAAGTTTACTTTTTGCACACACAGACCGGAGTTAGCACATGGCACGACCCCAGGATACCAAG TCCCTTGGGGACCATTCCTGGGGGAGATGAAGCTTTTCTATACGAATTCCTTCTACAAGGCCATACATCTGAGCCCAG AGACCTTAACAGTGTGAATTGCGATGAACTTGGACCACTGCCACCAGGTTGGGAAGTCAGAAGTACAGTTTCGGGGAGAATATATTTTGTAGACCATAATAACCGAACCACCCAGTTTACAGACCCAAGATTACATCACATCATGAA TCACCAGTGCCAACTAAAGGAGCCCAGCCAGCCGCTGCCATTGCCCAGCGAGGGCTCTGTGGAAGACGAGGAGCTTCCTGCCCAGAGATACGAAAGAGATTTAGTCCAGAAGCTGAAGGTCCTCAGACATGAACTTTCACTCCAGCAGCCCCAAGCTGGTCATTGCCGCATCGAAGTGTCCAGAGAAGAAATATTCGAG GAGTCTTACCGCCAGATCATGAAGATGCGGCCGAAGGATCTGAAGAAGCGGCTGATGGTGAAGTTCCGGGGAGAAGAAGGCTTGGATTATGGCGGCGTGGCGAG GGAGTGGCTTTATTTATTGTGCCATGAAATGTTGAATCCGTATTATGGACTCTTCCAATATTCTACGGACAACATTTACATGTTGCAGATTAATCCAGATTCTTCGATCAACCCC GACCAtttgtcttatttccattttgtggGCCGGATCATGGGTCTCGCCGTGTTCCACGGACACTACATAAATGGGGGCTTCACGGTTCCCTTCTATAAGCAGCTACTGGGGAAACCCATCCAGCTCTCGGATTTGGAGTCGGTGGACCCAGAATTACATAAGAGCTTAGTGTGGATTCT AGAGAACGATATCACCCCTGTGCTGGACCACACTTTCTGTGTGGAACACAATGCTTTCGGGAGGATTCTTCAGCATGAACTGAAACCCAATGGCCGAAACGTTCCTGTCACAgaggagaacaagaaagaatatgTCCG GTTGTATGTAAATTGGAGGTTCATGAGGGGGATCGAAGCCCAGTTCTTAGCGCTTCAGAAGGGGTTTAATGAACTCATTCCTCAACACTTACTGAAGCCTTTTGACCAGAAGGAACTAGAG CTGATCATCGGCGGCCTGGATAAAATCGACGTGAGCGACTGGAAGTCCAACACTCGGCTGAAACACTGCGTGGCCGACAGCAACATCGTGCGGTGGTTCTGGCAGGCCGTGGAGACCTTCGACGAGGAGAGGAGGGCCAGGCTCCTGCAGTTCGTCACCGGCTCCACTCGGGTCCCTCTCCAAGGCTTCAAGGCTTTGCAAG GTTCTACAGGCGCGGCAGGGCCCCGGCTCTTCACCATCCACCTGATTGACGCCAACACGGACAACCTTCCGAAGGCCCACACCTG CTTTAATCGGATTGACATTCCACCTTACGAGTCGTACGAGAAGCTCTATGAGAAGCTGCTGACAGCCGTGGAGGAGACCTGTGGGTTTGCTGTGGAGTGA
- the SMURF1 gene encoding E3 ubiquitin-protein ligase SMURF1 isoform X1, which yields MSNPGTRRNGSSIKIRLTVLCAKNLAKKDFFRLPDPFAKIVVDGSGQCHSTDTVKNTLDPKWNQHYDLYVGKTDSITISVWNHKKIHKKQGAGFLGCARLLSNAISRLKDTGYQRLDLCKLNPSDTDAVRGQIVVSLQTRDRIGTGGSVVDCRGLLENEGTVYEDSGPGRPLSCFMEEPAPYTDSTGAAAGGGDCRFVESPSQDQRLQAQRLRNPEVRGSLQTPQNRPHGHQSPELPEGYEQRTTVQGQVYFLHTQTGVSTWHDPRIPSPLGTIPGGDEAFLYEFLLQGHTSEPRDLNSVNCDELGPLPPGWEVRSTVSGRIYFVDHNNRTTQFTDPRLHHIMNHQCQLKEPSQPLPLPSEGSVEDEELPAQRYERDLVQKLKVLRHELSLQQPQAGHCRIEVSREEIFEESYRQIMKMRPKDLKKRLMVKFRGEEGLDYGGVAREWLYLLCHEMLNPYYGLFQYSTDNIYMLQINPDSSINPDHLSYFHFVGRIMGLAVFHGHYINGGFTVPFYKQLLGKPIQLSDLESVDPELHKSLVWILENDITPVLDHTFCVEHNAFGRILQHELKPNGRNVPVTEENKKEYVRLYVNWRFMRGIEAQFLALQKGFNELIPQHLLKPFDQKELELIIGGLDKIDVSDWKSNTRLKHCVADSNIVRWFWQAVETFDEERRARLLQFVTGSTRVPLQGFKALQGSTGAAGPRLFTIHLIDANTDNLPKAHTCFNRIDIPPYESYEKLYEKLLTAVEETCGFAVE from the exons taTTATGTGCCAAGAACCTTGCAAAGAAAGACTTCTTCA GACTCcccgacccctttgcaaagattGTGGTGGACGGATCTGGGCAGTGCCACTCAACGGACACTGTGAAAAACACGTTGGACCCCAAATGGAACCAGCACTATGATCT GTATGTTGGGAAGACGGATTCAATCACCATCAGCGTGTGGAACCACAAGAAGATTCACAAGAAGCAAGGAGCTGGCTTCCTGGGCTGTGCGCGGCTGCTGTCCAACGCCATCAGCAGACTGAAGGACACTGGCT ACCAGCGTTTGGATCTATGCAAACTAAATCCCTCAGATACTGATGCAGTTCGTGGCCAAATAGTGG tcAGTTTACAGACGCGAGACAGGATAGGCACTGGCGGCTCTGTGGTAGACTGCAGAGGACTGTTAGAGAATGAAGG AACCGTGTATGAAGACTCGGGGCCTGGAAGGCCACTCAGCTGCTTCATGGAGGAGCCGGCCCCTTACACGGACAGTACCGGTGCTGCTGCGGGGGGAGGGGACTGCAGGTTCGTGGAGTCCCCGAGTCAAGATCAAAGACTCCAGGCGCAGCGACTCCGAAATCCCGAGGTCCGGGGGTCCCTCCAGACGCCTCAGAACCGACCCCACGGCCACCAGTCACCAGAACTGCCCGAAGGCTACG AACAAAGAACGACGGTGCAGGGCCAAGTTTACTTTTTGCACACACAGACCGGAGTTAGCACATGGCACGACCCCAGGATACCAAG TCCCTTGGGGACCATTCCTGGGGGAGATGAAGCTTTTCTATACGAATTCCTTCTACAAGGCCATACATCTGAGCCCAG AGACCTTAACAGTGTGAATTGCGATGAACTTGGACCACTGCCACCAGGTTGGGAAGTCAGAAGTACAGTTTCGGGGAGAATATATTTTGTAGACCATAATAACCGAACCACCCAGTTTACAGACCCAAGATTACATCACATCATGAA TCACCAGTGCCAACTAAAGGAGCCCAGCCAGCCGCTGCCATTGCCCAGCGAGGGCTCTGTGGAAGACGAGGAGCTTCCTGCCCAGAGATACGAAAGAGATTTAGTCCAGAAGCTGAAGGTCCTCAGACATGAACTTTCACTCCAGCAGCCCCAAGCTGGTCATTGCCGCATCGAAGTGTCCAGAGAAGAAATATTCGAG GAGTCTTACCGCCAGATCATGAAGATGCGGCCGAAGGATCTGAAGAAGCGGCTGATGGTGAAGTTCCGGGGAGAAGAAGGCTTGGATTATGGCGGCGTGGCGAG GGAGTGGCTTTATTTATTGTGCCATGAAATGTTGAATCCGTATTATGGACTCTTCCAATATTCTACGGACAACATTTACATGTTGCAGATTAATCCAGATTCTTCGATCAACCCC GACCAtttgtcttatttccattttgtggGCCGGATCATGGGTCTCGCCGTGTTCCACGGACACTACATAAATGGGGGCTTCACGGTTCCCTTCTATAAGCAGCTACTGGGGAAACCCATCCAGCTCTCGGATTTGGAGTCGGTGGACCCAGAATTACATAAGAGCTTAGTGTGGATTCT AGAGAACGATATCACCCCTGTGCTGGACCACACTTTCTGTGTGGAACACAATGCTTTCGGGAGGATTCTTCAGCATGAACTGAAACCCAATGGCCGAAACGTTCCTGTCACAgaggagaacaagaaagaatatgTCCG GTTGTATGTAAATTGGAGGTTCATGAGGGGGATCGAAGCCCAGTTCTTAGCGCTTCAGAAGGGGTTTAATGAACTCATTCCTCAACACTTACTGAAGCCTTTTGACCAGAAGGAACTAGAG CTGATCATCGGCGGCCTGGATAAAATCGACGTGAGCGACTGGAAGTCCAACACTCGGCTGAAACACTGCGTGGCCGACAGCAACATCGTGCGGTGGTTCTGGCAGGCCGTGGAGACCTTCGACGAGGAGAGGAGGGCCAGGCTCCTGCAGTTCGTCACCGGCTCCACTCGGGTCCCTCTCCAAGGCTTCAAGGCTTTGCAAG GTTCTACAGGCGCGGCAGGGCCCCGGCTCTTCACCATCCACCTGATTGACGCCAACACGGACAACCTTCCGAAGGCCCACACCTG CTTTAATCGGATTGACATTCCACCTTACGAGTCGTACGAGAAGCTCTATGAGAAGCTGCTGACAGCCGTGGAGGAGACCTGTGGGTTTGCTGTGGAGTGA
- the SMURF1 gene encoding E3 ubiquitin-protein ligase SMURF1 isoform X9 encodes MSNPGTRRNGSSIKIRLTVLCAKNLAKKDFFRLPDPFAKIVVDGSGQCHSTDTVKNTLDPKWNQHYDLYVGKTDSITISVWNHKKIHKKQGAGFLGCARLLSNAISRLKDTGYQRLDLCKLNPSDTDAVRGQIVVSLQTRDRIGTGGSVVDCRGLLENEGTVYEDSGPGRPLSCFMEEPAPYTDSTGAAAGGGDCRFVESPSQDQRLQAQRLRNPEVRGSLQTPQNRPHGHQSPELPEGYEQRTTVQGQVYFLHTQTGVSTWHDPRIPSPLGTIPGGDEAFLYEFLLQGHTSEPRDLNSVNCDELGPLPPGWEVRSTVSGRIYFVDHNNRTTQFTDPRLHHIMNHQCQLKEPSQPLPLPSEGSVEDEELPAQRYERDLVQKLKVLRHELSLQQPQAGHCRIEVSREEIFEESYRQIMKMRPKDLKKRLMVKFRGEEGLDYGGVARENDITPVLDHTFCVEHNAFGRILQHELKPNGRNVPVTEENKKEYVRLYVNWRFMRGIEAQFLALQKGFNELIPQHLLKPFDQKELELIIGGLDKIDVSDWKSNTRLKHCVADSNIVRWFWQAVETFDEERRARLLQFVTGSTRVPLQGFKALQGSTGAAGPRLFTIHLIDANTDNLPKAHTCFNRIDIPPYESYEKLYEKLLTAVEETCGFAVE; translated from the exons taTTATGTGCCAAGAACCTTGCAAAGAAAGACTTCTTCA GACTCcccgacccctttgcaaagattGTGGTGGACGGATCTGGGCAGTGCCACTCAACGGACACTGTGAAAAACACGTTGGACCCCAAATGGAACCAGCACTATGATCT GTATGTTGGGAAGACGGATTCAATCACCATCAGCGTGTGGAACCACAAGAAGATTCACAAGAAGCAAGGAGCTGGCTTCCTGGGCTGTGCGCGGCTGCTGTCCAACGCCATCAGCAGACTGAAGGACACTGGCT ACCAGCGTTTGGATCTATGCAAACTAAATCCCTCAGATACTGATGCAGTTCGTGGCCAAATAGTGG tcAGTTTACAGACGCGAGACAGGATAGGCACTGGCGGCTCTGTGGTAGACTGCAGAGGACTGTTAGAGAATGAAGG AACCGTGTATGAAGACTCGGGGCCTGGAAGGCCACTCAGCTGCTTCATGGAGGAGCCGGCCCCTTACACGGACAGTACCGGTGCTGCTGCGGGGGGAGGGGACTGCAGGTTCGTGGAGTCCCCGAGTCAAGATCAAAGACTCCAGGCGCAGCGACTCCGAAATCCCGAGGTCCGGGGGTCCCTCCAGACGCCTCAGAACCGACCCCACGGCCACCAGTCACCAGAACTGCCCGAAGGCTACG AACAAAGAACGACGGTGCAGGGCCAAGTTTACTTTTTGCACACACAGACCGGAGTTAGCACATGGCACGACCCCAGGATACCAAG TCCCTTGGGGACCATTCCTGGGGGAGATGAAGCTTTTCTATACGAATTCCTTCTACAAGGCCATACATCTGAGCCCAG AGACCTTAACAGTGTGAATTGCGATGAACTTGGACCACTGCCACCAGGTTGGGAAGTCAGAAGTACAGTTTCGGGGAGAATATATTTTGTAGACCATAATAACCGAACCACCCAGTTTACAGACCCAAGATTACATCACATCATGAA TCACCAGTGCCAACTAAAGGAGCCCAGCCAGCCGCTGCCATTGCCCAGCGAGGGCTCTGTGGAAGACGAGGAGCTTCCTGCCCAGAGATACGAAAGAGATTTAGTCCAGAAGCTGAAGGTCCTCAGACATGAACTTTCACTCCAGCAGCCCCAAGCTGGTCATTGCCGCATCGAAGTGTCCAGAGAAGAAATATTCGAG GAGTCTTACCGCCAGATCATGAAGATGCGGCCGAAGGATCTGAAGAAGCGGCTGATGGTGAAGTTCCGGGGAGAAGAAGGCTTGGATTATGGCGGCGTGGCGAG AGAGAACGATATCACCCCTGTGCTGGACCACACTTTCTGTGTGGAACACAATGCTTTCGGGAGGATTCTTCAGCATGAACTGAAACCCAATGGCCGAAACGTTCCTGTCACAgaggagaacaagaaagaatatgTCCG GTTGTATGTAAATTGGAGGTTCATGAGGGGGATCGAAGCCCAGTTCTTAGCGCTTCAGAAGGGGTTTAATGAACTCATTCCTCAACACTTACTGAAGCCTTTTGACCAGAAGGAACTAGAG CTGATCATCGGCGGCCTGGATAAAATCGACGTGAGCGACTGGAAGTCCAACACTCGGCTGAAACACTGCGTGGCCGACAGCAACATCGTGCGGTGGTTCTGGCAGGCCGTGGAGACCTTCGACGAGGAGAGGAGGGCCAGGCTCCTGCAGTTCGTCACCGGCTCCACTCGGGTCCCTCTCCAAGGCTTCAAGGCTTTGCAAG GTTCTACAGGCGCGGCAGGGCCCCGGCTCTTCACCATCCACCTGATTGACGCCAACACGGACAACCTTCCGAAGGCCCACACCTG CTTTAATCGGATTGACATTCCACCTTACGAGTCGTACGAGAAGCTCTATGAGAAGCTGCTGACAGCCGTGGAGGAGACCTGTGGGTTTGCTGTGGAGTGA
- the SMURF1 gene encoding E3 ubiquitin-protein ligase SMURF1 isoform X5: MSNPGTRRNGSSIKIRLTVLCAKNLAKKDFFRLPDPFAKIVVDGSGQCHSTDTVKNTLDPKWNQHYDLYVGKTDSITISVWNHKKIHKKQGAGFLGCARLLSNAISRLKDTGYQRLDLCKLNPSDTDAVRGQIVVSLQTRDRIGTGGSVVDCRGLLENEGTVYEDSGPGRPLSCFMEEPAPYTDSTGAAAGGGDCRFVESPSQDQRLQAQRLRNPEVRGSLQTPQNRPHGHQSPELPEGYEQRTTVQGQVYFLHTQTGVSTWHDPRIPRDLNSVNCDELGPLPPGWEVRSTVSGRIYFVDHNNRTTQFTDPRLHHIMNHQCQLKEPSQPLPLPSEGSVEDEELPAQRYERDLVQKLKVLRHELSLQQPQAGHCRIEVSREEIFEESYRQIMKMRPKDLKKRLMVKFRGEEGLDYGGVAREWLYLLCHEMLNPYYGLFQYSTDNIYMLQINPDSSINPDHLSYFHFVGRIMGLAVFHGHYINGGFTVPFYKQLLGKPIQLSDLESVDPELHKSLVWILENDITPVLDHTFCVEHNAFGRILQHELKPNGRNVPVTEENKKEYVRLYVNWRFMRGIEAQFLALQKGFNELIPQHLLKPFDQKELELIIGGLDKIDVSDWKSNTRLKHCVADSNIVRWFWQAVETFDEERRARLLQFVTGSTRVPLQGFKALQGSTGAAGPRLFTIHLIDANTDNLPKAHTCFNRIDIPPYESYEKLYEKLLTAVEETCGFAVE; this comes from the exons taTTATGTGCCAAGAACCTTGCAAAGAAAGACTTCTTCA GACTCcccgacccctttgcaaagattGTGGTGGACGGATCTGGGCAGTGCCACTCAACGGACACTGTGAAAAACACGTTGGACCCCAAATGGAACCAGCACTATGATCT GTATGTTGGGAAGACGGATTCAATCACCATCAGCGTGTGGAACCACAAGAAGATTCACAAGAAGCAAGGAGCTGGCTTCCTGGGCTGTGCGCGGCTGCTGTCCAACGCCATCAGCAGACTGAAGGACACTGGCT ACCAGCGTTTGGATCTATGCAAACTAAATCCCTCAGATACTGATGCAGTTCGTGGCCAAATAGTGG tcAGTTTACAGACGCGAGACAGGATAGGCACTGGCGGCTCTGTGGTAGACTGCAGAGGACTGTTAGAGAATGAAGG AACCGTGTATGAAGACTCGGGGCCTGGAAGGCCACTCAGCTGCTTCATGGAGGAGCCGGCCCCTTACACGGACAGTACCGGTGCTGCTGCGGGGGGAGGGGACTGCAGGTTCGTGGAGTCCCCGAGTCAAGATCAAAGACTCCAGGCGCAGCGACTCCGAAATCCCGAGGTCCGGGGGTCCCTCCAGACGCCTCAGAACCGACCCCACGGCCACCAGTCACCAGAACTGCCCGAAGGCTACG AACAAAGAACGACGGTGCAGGGCCAAGTTTACTTTTTGCACACACAGACCGGAGTTAGCACATGGCACGACCCCAGGATACCAAG AGACCTTAACAGTGTGAATTGCGATGAACTTGGACCACTGCCACCAGGTTGGGAAGTCAGAAGTACAGTTTCGGGGAGAATATATTTTGTAGACCATAATAACCGAACCACCCAGTTTACAGACCCAAGATTACATCACATCATGAA TCACCAGTGCCAACTAAAGGAGCCCAGCCAGCCGCTGCCATTGCCCAGCGAGGGCTCTGTGGAAGACGAGGAGCTTCCTGCCCAGAGATACGAAAGAGATTTAGTCCAGAAGCTGAAGGTCCTCAGACATGAACTTTCACTCCAGCAGCCCCAAGCTGGTCATTGCCGCATCGAAGTGTCCAGAGAAGAAATATTCGAG GAGTCTTACCGCCAGATCATGAAGATGCGGCCGAAGGATCTGAAGAAGCGGCTGATGGTGAAGTTCCGGGGAGAAGAAGGCTTGGATTATGGCGGCGTGGCGAG GGAGTGGCTTTATTTATTGTGCCATGAAATGTTGAATCCGTATTATGGACTCTTCCAATATTCTACGGACAACATTTACATGTTGCAGATTAATCCAGATTCTTCGATCAACCCC GACCAtttgtcttatttccattttgtggGCCGGATCATGGGTCTCGCCGTGTTCCACGGACACTACATAAATGGGGGCTTCACGGTTCCCTTCTATAAGCAGCTACTGGGGAAACCCATCCAGCTCTCGGATTTGGAGTCGGTGGACCCAGAATTACATAAGAGCTTAGTGTGGATTCT AGAGAACGATATCACCCCTGTGCTGGACCACACTTTCTGTGTGGAACACAATGCTTTCGGGAGGATTCTTCAGCATGAACTGAAACCCAATGGCCGAAACGTTCCTGTCACAgaggagaacaagaaagaatatgTCCG GTTGTATGTAAATTGGAGGTTCATGAGGGGGATCGAAGCCCAGTTCTTAGCGCTTCAGAAGGGGTTTAATGAACTCATTCCTCAACACTTACTGAAGCCTTTTGACCAGAAGGAACTAGAG CTGATCATCGGCGGCCTGGATAAAATCGACGTGAGCGACTGGAAGTCCAACACTCGGCTGAAACACTGCGTGGCCGACAGCAACATCGTGCGGTGGTTCTGGCAGGCCGTGGAGACCTTCGACGAGGAGAGGAGGGCCAGGCTCCTGCAGTTCGTCACCGGCTCCACTCGGGTCCCTCTCCAAGGCTTCAAGGCTTTGCAAG GTTCTACAGGCGCGGCAGGGCCCCGGCTCTTCACCATCCACCTGATTGACGCCAACACGGACAACCTTCCGAAGGCCCACACCTG CTTTAATCGGATTGACATTCCACCTTACGAGTCGTACGAGAAGCTCTATGAGAAGCTGCTGACAGCCGTGGAGGAGACCTGTGGGTTTGCTGTGGAGTGA